In Dryobates pubescens isolate bDryPub1 chromosome 19, bDryPub1.pri, whole genome shotgun sequence, the sequence GAACAGATGCTCTCCAATGTGGATGCAGCAATGGATGGTGAGATAGGAGCTGGTTTTGAAGCTCTTGTTGCAATCTCTGCAAGTGAAGGCCTTCTCACTGGTGTGGGTGAGGTGGTGTTGCCTAAGATGAGAGTTCTCCCTGAACCGCTTGCCACAGCTGTCACAAGCGAAGGGCCTCTCTCCACTGTGGTTGAGGTAGTGCGGGGTGAGATGAGAGCGACGGGTGAAGCTCTGtccacagtcagcacaggtgaaagCTTTCTCTCCAGTGTGGGTGTGGCGGTGCCGGATGAGGTCAGAATTCCAGCTGAACCTCTTGCAACAGTCACCACAGACGAAGGGCCGGGAGCCAGGCTGCGGGCAGCAGTGCTTCACTGGCTCTGAGCTACCtgggaagctctgcccacactcaAGGCACTGATTCAACTGTTTTGGTGACACTGAGTGACCTCCTCTGACTTCATCCTCCCCCATACATTCCTACCCCTCACCCAGGGCACCTTCATcatcaccctcctcctcctcttcatagTCATCATTCTTCACAACATCATCCTCCAtcttctcctctttttcctcctcctctcccttgggCTTCTCCAACTtgatctctgggtgctgcttctcctcacagcttttgtctgggtccttctgtgaggccatactgggggagggaggggtcaCAGCTCTGCAATAGGGAAGATGGAAGCACCTGAGCCCAGGACCTCAAACCCTCAAATCCTGCCTGGGTCATGACAGTCCCTGactccccaaacctcccaacacccagctggaggagagaatgCAGAGGG encodes:
- the LOC104296150 gene encoding oocyte zinc finger protein XlCOF15-like; translated protein: MEDDVVKNDDYEEEEEGDDEGALGSSEPVKHCCPQPGSRPFVCGDCCKRFSWNSDLIRHRHTHTGEKAFTCADCGQSFTRRSHLTPHYLNHSGERPFACDSCGKRFRENSHLRQHHLTHTSEKAFTCRDCNKSFKTSSYLTIHCCIHIGEHLFPCDECGKSFTRSTALIQHQLIHSGKKAYSCADHGKHFTMKGDLTKHHPVHTGEKAFACADCKKSFCHRSTLIYHQRTHTGEKPFTCADCGKSFSRSSNHICHRRTHTGEKTHMC